In the Sediminibacter sp. Hel_I_10 genome, one interval contains:
- a CDS encoding LamG-like jellyroll fold domain-containing protein — protein sequence MSNVMHHIASQVNDIEPNTFIGGTGISAASLASSTSLSIDDIKNLTIDANNNMSCYIGVNYTINTVGFGSNPLTYYLDLQGKVTSLGSQAFSITNNLKLALFPSITSIANQVFLQNAGNVRTIDVVSFPILTPIGLSSANDNCFTNTRLKYLYTNLNNQTNNAGSPDQDIITALSVRNIRYSNEFTSPSVVNNLAIEEAFATALKINWDANLHINDIDIYVVFVNGNYYNITETNSVFINNLTPSTSYTVKVIAVDVMGNVSESFSIPLTAITNANENYEAGAIYNYWNFNGNSKDIVNGNNGADTAISYTAGLIGNCANFTAGNTSVISVPDANSLTFGNATVDQPFSFVVLVKFTQVSNSILFSKSLSDREYEGFYTNNTLLFRVVSGGNFSNRIDYTVSFTPIVDTWYVLAFTYDGSGSITGLKVYSNASEILGTGLETGNYVAMSNTGAALNFGKFATLTNFSLNGFINLEAIFRKKLSSSEIIAITTRLLTENEHLV from the coding sequence ATGAGTAATGTAATGCACCATATAGCTTCTCAGGTTAATGACATTGAACCCAATACATTTATTGGTGGTACTGGTATTTCTGCCGCTTCCTTAGCTTCATCTACAAGTCTATCTATTGACGACATTAAAAATTTAACGATAGATGCTAATAATAATATGAGTTGTTATATAGGTGTAAATTACACTATAAACACAGTTGGATTTGGTAGCAACCCACTAACTTATTATTTAGATCTTCAAGGAAAGGTGACTTCTTTAGGTTCTCAGGCTTTTTCTATTACAAATAATCTCAAATTGGCATTGTTTCCAAGCATTACCTCTATTGCGAATCAAGTTTTTTTACAAAATGCAGGAAATGTGAGAACCATAGATGTTGTTTCTTTTCCTATACTTACGCCAATTGGATTAAGTTCTGCAAATGATAATTGTTTTACAAATACCAGATTAAAATATCTATACACTAATTTAAACAACCAAACAAACAATGCGGGGTCTCCAGATCAAGATATAATTACAGCTTTATCGGTAAGGAACATTAGATATTCAAATGAATTTACTTCTCCTTCTGTAGTTAATAATCTTGCCATAGAGGAAGCTTTTGCAACTGCATTGAAAATAAATTGGGATGCTAATTTACATATAAATGACATAGATATTTATGTCGTATTTGTAAACGGAAATTATTACAATATTACTGAAACTAATAGTGTTTTTATAAATAATTTAACCCCATCAACCAGTTATACAGTAAAGGTTATTGCTGTTGATGTTATGGGTAATGTTTCAGAAAGTTTTTCAATTCCATTAACAGCAATAACTAATGCGAATGAAAACTATGAAGCTGGAGCAATTTACAATTATTGGAATTTTAACGGAAATTCTAAGGATATAGTTAATGGTAATAACGGTGCAGATACTGCAATTTCTTATACTGCTGGATTAATAGGTAATTGCGCTAATTTTACAGCTGGAAATACAAGTGTAATCAGTGTTCCAGATGCTAATAGTTTAACTTTTGGAAATGCAACCGTAGATCAGCCTTTCTCTTTTGTAGTACTAGTGAAATTTACGCAAGTAAGCAATAGTATTCTTTTTTCTAAATCATTATCAGATAGGGAGTACGAGGGTTTTTATACTAACAACACATTGTTATTTAGAGTTGTTTCTGGAGGTAATTTTTCAAACAGAATTGATTATACTGTTTCATTTACGCCTATAGTTGACACATGGTATGTTTTGGCGTTTACTTATGATGGCTCAGGATCTATTACGGGCTTAAAAGTTTACTCTAATGCTTCTGAAATTTTAGGAACTGGTTTAGAAACAGGAAATTATGTGGCTATGAGTAATACAGGGGCAGCATTAAATTTCGGAAAATTTGCAACATTGACAAATTTTAGTTTAAACGGGTTTATAAACTTAGAAGCTATTTTTAGAAAAAAACTTTCTTCTTCAGAAATTATAGCAATAACAACAAGACTATTAACTGAAAATGAACATTTGGTATGA
- a CDS encoding S49 family peptidase: MNKFSVKLLDNRTVLNEILTGHWLISHSGLLQLGHFFKTVTQNNASESKETDRSESLLSFYDDNYNRIAPRSVSEIPEGSIAQINCVGPMMKYGNWWMLGANEVIAQLDFVNNLQNVAAIVIYIDGPGGAVSAISPFIDFAKRKKKPVVAICDASLSLHRWIPDAIADVQMADNDISARFGSIGVVSSWMDATKYYEEMGVKVHEVYPEESSHKNEIWRAIQEDEEKGKQMLRDMHLSPMAQKFQAAVKTAHPNLLEEEGVLTGRTFGAEEAVRLNMINRVGSMKEAMQVAKALAEAYNLTRNN; encoded by the coding sequence ATGAATAAGTTTTCCGTAAAACTACTGGATAACCGCACTGTTTTAAATGAGATTTTGACTGGCCATTGGCTTATTAGCCATAGTGGTCTCCTACAATTAGGTCATTTTTTCAAAACAGTGACCCAAAATAACGCTTCAGAAAGCAAAGAAACTGACCGCTCTGAAAGCCTTCTCTCTTTTTATGACGATAATTACAATCGCATTGCTCCAAGATCTGTATCTGAAATTCCTGAAGGATCTATTGCACAGATTAACTGTGTTGGCCCTATGATGAAATATGGCAATTGGTGGATGCTTGGGGCTAATGAAGTTATTGCACAACTTGATTTTGTAAACAATTTACAGAACGTAGCAGCTATTGTTATTTATATAGATGGTCCTGGAGGCGCTGTTTCTGCTATTTCGCCTTTTATAGATTTTGCTAAACGTAAGAAAAAGCCAGTTGTGGCTATTTGTGATGCCTCTTTGTCTTTACACAGATGGATACCAGATGCTATTGCAGATGTTCAAATGGCCGATAATGATATATCAGCACGCTTTGGAAGTATTGGCGTTGTAAGCTCATGGATGGACGCTACAAAATACTACGAGGAAATGGGCGTAAAAGTTCATGAGGTCTATCCGGAAGAGTCTTCACATAAAAATGAAATATGGCGTGCCATTCAGGAAGATGAAGAAAAGGGAAAACAAATGCTTAGAGATATGCATTTAAGCCCTATGGCTCAAAAATTTCAGGCAGCCGTTAAAACAGCACATCCTAATCTATTAGAAGAGGAAGGCGTATTAACGGGCAGAACCTTCGGCGCAGAGGAAGCTGTGCGATTAAACATGATCAATAGAGTTGGCTCTATGAAAGAGGCAATGCAAGTAGCCAAAGCTCTTGCAGAAGCATACAATTTAACCCGTAATAATTAA
- a CDS encoding M15 family metallopeptidase produces MTTNQIIAKYGRPNETGKGYLTVIQLPYPMRLAWDLEVTVTRMSCHKLLADKFTAVFEDLLQYYGLAEIKRLGIDLFGGCFNYRRMRGGSSWSTHAWGIAIDLDPARNELRESKRTARFARPEYKPMIDIFYKHGFISLGVEKDYDWMHFQIKN; encoded by the coding sequence ATGACAACAAACCAAATTATTGCAAAATACGGAAGGCCAAATGAGACAGGAAAAGGCTATTTAACGGTGATACAATTACCTTACCCTATGCGTTTAGCTTGGGATTTGGAAGTAACTGTGACCAGGATGAGTTGTCATAAATTATTAGCAGATAAATTTACTGCAGTATTTGAAGATCTGCTCCAATATTATGGTCTCGCAGAAATAAAAAGATTAGGTATTGATCTTTTTGGTGGATGTTTTAATTATCGCAGAATGAGAGGTGGTTCCTCTTGGTCTACTCACGCTTGGGGTATTGCTATAGATTTAGATCCTGCACGTAATGAATTAAGAGAATCTAAGAGAACAGCAAGATTTGCGAGGCCAGAATACAAGCCCATGATCGATATTTTTTATAAACATGGCTTTATCAGTCTTGGAGTTGAGAAAGATTACGATTGGATGCATTTTCAAATCAAGAATTAA
- a CDS encoding helix-turn-helix transcriptional regulator, which translates to MNNQENTNEQQWKLLVLLLKEIAIDKHGTGWQTHLADKTKFAQSNISRMFGLKYTPSLKNYLIIAKALDVNFFFESKDSDTDLNQCFERAMEALGRRPDKLPKN; encoded by the coding sequence ATGAACAACCAAGAAAACACAAACGAGCAGCAATGGAAGCTGCTCGTTCTTCTTTTAAAAGAAATAGCAATTGATAAACACGGCACAGGCTGGCAAACTCATTTAGCAGACAAAACTAAATTTGCACAAAGCAATATTAGTAGAATGTTCGGGCTAAAATACACGCCCTCTCTAAAAAATTACCTCATTATAGCCAAGGCTTTAGATGTCAATTTTTTCTTTGAGTCTAAAGATAGCGACACAGATCTAAACCAATGTTTTGAACGCGCCATGGAAGCGCTGGGGAGAAGGCCCGATAAATTGCCCAAAAACTAA